The DNA sequence AGATCCATAAGGCCAGGTTTTGGACTTCACCCTAGATATTTAGAACAAATCATCGGTAAGAATGCCAGAAAAGACATAGAGAAAGGGACACCTCTTGATTGGGCTTTTATTGAATAATGTCTTGCAATAAGGATAAATAAACATGAAATTCGGCTTAAAACTCTGGTCCATCAACACTAATCTGATCGATCAGGCTGTCCATCTTATCGATGAGAAGATATTTGATTATGTCGAGCTATTTGTGATACCAAACAGCGAGATTAAACCATTCTTAATAGACGTACCATACATAATTCACATCCCACACGAGAAGTTCGGAGTGAACATCGGCACTCCTTCAGCGAAGGAACGCACCCTGCAAAAGATCAATGAATCCATTGCCTGGGCCGACCAGCTGAATGCAAAATACTTGATACTCCACGCGGGTCACGGTTCCATGCAGCACGCCACAGACCTGCTGCACAATTTATCAGACAGCCGGATCCTCATCGAAAACATGCCGAAGGTAGGGCTTGGTAGTGAAGCTATGATCGGGTATTCGCCTGCGCAGATCGAAGAGCTGATCGGGGATAGTTGTATGGGGCTGTGTCTGGATTTCGGGCATGCGGTGAAGGCGGCGGTGAGTCTTGGGGTAGATTACAAGGAGTATTTGCAGAGGTTTATGGGGCTTGAGCCGAGGGTGTTTCATGTGAGCGATGGGAGGTTGGGTGAGGAGAAGGATGAGCATATGGGAATTGGTGAGGGAAATTATGATTTCGGCTATTTTTTACAT is a window from the Methanosarcinales archaeon genome containing:
- a CDS encoding TIM barrel protein, whose translation is MKFGLKLWSINTNLIDQAVHLIDEKIFDYVELFVIPNSEIKPFLIDVPYIIHIPHEKFGVNIGTPSAKERTLQKINESIAWADQLNAKYLILHAGHGSMQHATDLLHNLSDSRILIENMPKVGLGSEAMIGYSPAQIEELIGDSCMGLCLDFGHAVKAAVSLGVDYKEYLQRFMGLEPRVFHVSDGRLGEEKDEHMGIGEGNYDFGYFLHCVKENPFQLITIETPRKEKGLLHEDIQNINRLKALNLE
- a CDS encoding pseudaminic acid synthase, yielding RSIRPGFGLHPRYLEQIIGKNARKDIEKGTPLDWAFIE